In the genome of Carya illinoinensis cultivar Pawnee chromosome 13, C.illinoinensisPawnee_v1, whole genome shotgun sequence, the window tgCACACCCTTGTTTTCAATCAATATTTAGTTGTGACAGACGAGGACTGATTGTCTAATTAAGTCAGTCCACCATGGttccaaaatattttcttgttgGCAGCGTTTGAGAAGCAAGAAACATCTAGTcgttattttcttaaatatgtcGAAGCATGGTTTGAGTCATTTGACAGTAAAATGGCCATAAGTGCAATTGTTTGGCTAAActgttttattttagaaaaagacaCCATATCTAAACAACGAAATTTGTTTGCAACCCTCTTACTTTAAAAAGCTGGGATTGTTTGAGACAAaagctttttgttttgttttgttttttttttttttaaatcttttttcttatatttttaaatgagtttttttagaTCCCGTTTGGATGTAAAAACTAGGACAACATAAACAAGGGCTAATCGTGGCAATCTATTGCCAAACACCAAAAAGATAAATGCCTAGCATGAGAAATTCACCTTCCATCTATGTAGATGAGCTTTTAAAGGCGTCATTGACCTGTTTCTTTTTAAGTCAGGGTTTTGAGTTCTGAAATTCACAAGCCATAAAGCCCAGCTCAAACCTTTACTTCACTTGCTTATTACATAATATACAAGATCTTCTTCAACAGCCAGACCTAAAATGTACAAAGGAAAAGAAGGCAGAAATAAAAAAGACTTAAGAAGGCTCAAATGCTATGTCTAGGGCAAACAAAAGTTGTATTATACCCACAATTTATTTCTTCAAACCACTACTAGAGAGGACTTTCTTCCCATAAGGGCTTGTCTGAAGCACAGGATCATGGCGTCTTATGGCAGCCACTAATGCATTATGAAGAGCTCCCTGCTcaacaagtaaaataattattaaaatcataaattgtCCAAAAATAGAGTTAAGTCATGGCAATCAAAGACTCAATTCCCTTCGGTAATCTGGAATTCTTACCCTAATGTCATGTTTAATTGTTCCCAGTCGGGTCACATATAATGCTGGAAACTAAACGATCCTCTCTCCTATTTTTAATCAGCATAACAAACATAGCAATCACAACAGCAGTTTGTATCAAAATTTACCACACAATCATATCTTAATGACGCCATCTATCACACTTCCCTAAATTTTTAAAGCCATAATTCCTGCTTTTAATCTCCTGCTTCTACTTAGCAAACTGAGTACTTTAAACCTTGCTGTTACGACACCATACATGAAAACATGGGTTCTCGGGAAAGAGAAAACTAGATTTAAATCCATGAAGAGGAAATGGATGCTTCAATACTAAAGAAGATGACTATAGTAATGACACCAAAAGAGGAGAAGCaaccataaataaaaaataaagaagtcacCCAAATACATGATtgatcaatcccaagtcttctGAGTATAATCTTATATATCATACAGTTGCAAAGCAAAAAAGGTTGAGATTTTccgttaaaaaaaaagattaaaataatgTACTTACTAACCTTTGACTGACTTAAAGCTGCTTGGATAACATAATTGCCATAAGGATCTAGCATAATTTGATCTAACCGAGGATTATCAATCAGCTCTTGGATGACACGAGGTTGGTAGTCTTCACCTGCATAGTGCAGACATTTCTCGACCACATTACTGCTAAATTTCTGCACGGACAAGTCTGCATAGTTACCCTCCAATTGGTTAAGAATATCTACTGTTGCCCATGGAAGTTGTAGATCGAACACATACTGCACGACATAATTCCTGTGTAACCAAAATTTTAGATCCCaaatttcaaaatctaacattcaAACAACGCATGCATAATGGGAAATTAAAAGCCTCACTAGAACAAGAACAGTAGTGTAATAAAAGTCACTGAAATCTTAAAATCCAAATAGATATGGCATAATAGATGCTATTGGGTTGCCTTTCTTAAAATACATCCCTCACATGacaaataaaatctcaaaaaatgCTGGAAATGGAGCCAGTGACCCAATTGCAATTGAGTCTTCAGACACCAAGGACTGGTTCTGAAGCATTATTACTGCACATGCAGAGTACGAATTTAAGCGTGCACATTCCTTTGACCGATATGAGAACATTTTctgataaatatcaactaggcTGAATAAGAGTCATAATACACCTACAACTCTTAAGAacaattatgaaaaattgaaagattcAAAGAAGAAAACTTAAGCATTTTTAATGAGGTGGCACTATCACATTGGTTAGTTGTTAAAGAGCTGTGGGTGTATCATTATTTGCTGAATAAAAGCTTCATTACAAGCATTTCAGGTTAGCTACATGACCTTTTCTTGGCCATCCTGGTTGGTGCAAGGCATAACCCTACTTAAAACCATGAGTGATCAAATTAATGCATGTTTTCAATtattatacttataaaaaaaaatgttttcaattattttgtgaGAAAAATTGCATCCAAGCTCCTCTTAGGAAGAGATGTGTTTAGAAGAAAAAATGACAGCATGATtatagggaaaaaaagaaagagaaaagaagtaCCCATATGGATCTTGGGAGAGTATCAGAGCATTTGATGTTATCTCGCAAACTAAACGGCGTCTCTGCTCACCATCAGAATGGCTAAGGCATTTTTGAAGCACGCAACAACCATGGCGATCCGTTGCAAGGTCAACACAATTAGCAGTTGCAGCTTCAAAAAGGAACTGCAAAAGGAAAATCTCTAGTGTTTAATTTCATGGCATGGTGTTCCTTCAATTGCTGagtcaaatatatattaagatttataacAGCAGAAACACTATGAGATTCATCTATCTATAGGAGGAGCTGACCAAATAGGAGATGATAATTTTAGTCAAGATGCGCATGGGAATTGCAAACATTATATTTGTTGCTTTTTATTGGCAAGTTACCTTACATAGCCTTGAATCCAGTAGTCTCATTTGATCCAGGTTTCATTGGTCTTACCTTTAATATAACTTGAAGGAAGGCAAAACACTAAATGTATAGTACACTAATACTACATGATAGAGGAAGAAGATACGCAACACTCGAAATCtatgggaatgagaagttcttagcTTTTATAATGATTCTAAAAAGTTTCAATCATAAAGTGGGCGTCCCTTTAGAGTACAGGCTCAGATTTGGCTTGGGCTTTCCTTTGAGTTACTACAAATGGTATTAAAACCAATCTTCAACCAGAATAGTGAGACTTGTGCTATAGCACTTGTAACAGAATAGCTTAACGGGAATGTTAGGAATTTAAGGGGGTGATTATAACCCTACAAATTCAGGGGAGGGAGAAATTGTTAGCCTATGTAATGATTTCAATGAGCTTCAGTTGTAATGTTGTCAGTCTTTTTGTCCAAATGTGTCTTGAGCATTCCTTGGGTCATTACAGGATCATTTTCTAATTAATGTAATTACCCAAATTAATGATACCAAGCTATTTGTGCAATGCATTTGCTATGAACAGTACCCTATGCTATAAATATGAAATGGGCGCACTCCTTTAGTTGTAGAAATATTTAAATTCCTGGTGATATCTGAACTGACTGAAGCAATTACCCAGAAGCTTAGAAGAAAGTCAATACTACTGGAGAATAAAGCAATCACCAAAGAGGCCACTGAGATATGCAGTTTGGCCTTCTCTCATGATATGAAATGAAACAACATGAATGCAAACAACCAAGAGGACGAGTGCCTAATGAGTTAAAAAGACCAGCCATAGATTAGGGAGTTATTTGACCAACCAGATGTGCACCATATGAATGCAGCTCCAAAAATTGAGTAATTCATTTTTGATAGACTAACAGAACAGCAATAAAAATGCAGAGCTGCAAGGCGCCAACAGTAGGGTTCCAGCAAAGAGAGAGATTTATAGGACCAGATACTCTCTAGCACGTTTCAATGTTTAGTGCAAGGTATGGACAATTCAACATCAATATTTTGGGTTCACTTGCACACGAGACAATAGTAAGTTCCTCAGCGTTTTGATTTAAAAAAGGACCTAACTTTTGAGGGACAACTTCCTGGTCTCTTCCACCTGATAAAAGTCAAGCTAAAATATTTCGAGATGGTTGCTTTGAGGAGCAGCTTAACTACAAATAATACAAATGATACTATGGCTATATAGCGCCATATAAACTTAGACTTGAGTCATGCTAGGCTAGATTTAACTCTATTATATGTAGAAGAAATCTAACATAGAAAAAGGTTGTCATCCTATTCATTGGACACCTTCGACTTGAAGATGTCTAATCTCTAGATGGCCAGGTAATCCCCCCGAGGGGGACTTAGGATGTCTACCCTTTGTAAACCTTGGTAAACATCTTTTGCACACAAGTATTTCTATTGACTGAAGAAACTTATATGCACAAGAGACATGCACTTACCTCAGTACATTCAGGCATTAGACACTGCAAGCAGCGCTGTGCAACATGGTTGCCATTAATGTTTTTTATTAAAGTCACAATACCAGGCTTCAGTGAGGAAACAACCATGGAGAACTGCGCTGGAGTCTTGAGGGTCTCAATGACCTTCTGAACAGCCCTAGTCCTGCCGTTGGGAAGAAAAAGTCAGCAGACAACTAAAACATATCGAGTCAAAACAGTATCCATCAATTGTGCAACAacaagcgagagagagagagagagagagagagagagagagagagagagagagagagagagagagagagagagagagagagagagagagagagagagagagagccgaccCATGCATATTACACGAAATCCTAACAAGTTCCCCAGATCTTCTAGTGATTGTATGAAGTATTTGCATCCGCTGATCATCATCACAATTTTCAAGCAGTTTCTGTACTAGGTAATTTCCAAAAGGATCTGTCATGAGCTCAACAACATAATCGATGATCTcaaaaaaaatcttttcaaCATCTGCTCGGGTGCCCTCAGCCAATTTTCTCTGCAAGAAGCGGCAACCATGTTGGTCTTTGGCCATGAGATATATTCTGCCAGTGGCATCATCAACAGAGTAACATTTCTGAGGCACTGGCTTCAGATGAGTGCTTTTAAGATTTGCATCTTCAGTTGACAAACCCCACAAGCTCAAACTATCCAACTGAAAGCCTCTGGTCCTTGGAATAGAAAAGTCATGCCAATGATGATGATTTGAGAGAGCCTCCTCATTTCGGCTGACACGGGTTAGCGATTCATTCTTACTCACGGTGCCAAACTTCACATTTT includes:
- the LOC122292220 gene encoding pumilio homolog 12 isoform X2 produces the protein MGKPFTIGEMKEGRTELEFDEFEKLLGEIPIATSGKPHSDDTGPKMASFEGSLSPISVNSCQGPINEKLQNFGSLGDRKISSNVTKQLPIIRIQPEEMNLPDDQSLTSAFAGLSFTDGVTAAPLAKSKSLENCSILLDGQHLKDLKKPNSNVDPNLRAILSLQYPKNVPCGFDKVGETRAGQESSNMLKFNAEELKKRQVGYRQQFENFSATAPLAHAVQGLQFLSHVPVHHGVQFPAMPDQQQFFLDAQSLQPYFHPQQINERQISWRSMEEEQFCRIHHQYLYLQHLPIQRLEAQHPIQDQGNITTRLTSENLREPFVEVPISCQLENSRQESFWNNSADYRTLNLPNPAMSFPNFSAMPVLEKVAKQKFPEKILTKSHGTNTQENVKFGTVSKNESLTRVSRNEEALSNHHHWHDFSIPRTRGFQLDSLSLWGLSTEDANLKSTHLKPVPQKCYSVDDATGRIYLMAKDQHGCRFLQRKLAEGTRADVEKIFFEIIDYVVELMTDPFGNYLVQKLLENCDDDQRMQILHTITRRSGELVRISCNMHGTRAVQKVIETLKTPAQFSMVVSSLKPGIVTLIKNINGNHVAQRCLQCLMPECTEFLFEAATANCVDLATDRHGCCVLQKCLSHSDGEQRRRLVCEITSNALILSQDPYGNYVVQYVFDLQLPWATVDILNQLEGNYADLSVQKFSSNVVEKCLHYAGEDYQPRVIQELIDNPRLDQIMLDPYGNYVIQAALSQSKGALHNALVAAIRRHDPVLQTSPYGKKVLSSSGLKK